The proteins below are encoded in one region of Rana temporaria chromosome 2, aRanTem1.1, whole genome shotgun sequence:
- the TSC22D1 gene encoding TSC22 domain family protein 1 isoform X5: MDLGVYQLRNFSISFLSSLLGTDTTAPLTLDSSSSGASVVAIDNKIEQAMDLVKSHLMYAVREEVEVLKEQIKELIEKNSQLEQENNLLKNLASPEQLAQFQAQLQSGSPPSSSSQPVTGTPAPALPTSQSSGPSA; the protein is encoded by the exons ATGGATCTAGGGGTGTACCAGCTCAGGAACTTCTCCAtctccttcctctcctccctGCTCGGTACAGACACCACCGCGCCCCTCACACTAGACAGCAG CTCCTCCGGTGCCAGCGTGGTAGCCATCGACAACAAGATCGAGCAAGCCATG GATTTGGTTAAAAGCCACCTGATGTATGCAGTTCGAGAAGAAGTGGAGGTACTAAAGGAGCAGATCAAGGAGCTGATAGAGAAGAACTCCCAGCTGGAACAGGAAAACAATTTGTTGAAGAACCTGGCAAGTCCAGAGCAGCTTGCCCAGTTCCAAGCGCAGCTCCAGAGCGGCTCCCCTCCATCTTCATCCTCACAGCCTGTAACGGGCACCCCAGCCCCGGCACTGCCAACCTCACAAAGCTCCGGGCCCTCCGCATAG
- the TSC22D1 gene encoding TSC22 domain family protein 1 isoform X4 produces MIQHDGLTHELVSRFMLETSMQWTLRHSLANYMVTMKVLVLELEQHLKSSSGASVVAIDNKIEQAMDLVKSHLMYAVREEVEVLKEQIKELIEKNSQLEQENNLLKNLASPEQLAQFQAQLQSGSPPSSSSQPVTGTPAPALPTSQSSGPSA; encoded by the exons ATGATACAGCATGATGGGCTCACTCATGAGCTAGTCAGCAGATTTATGCTGGAAACCTCAATGCAATGGACCCTTCGCCATAGCCTGGCGAATTACATGGTGACAATGAAGGTGCTAGTCTTGGAATTGGAGCAGCATCTCAAAAG CTCCTCCGGTGCCAGCGTGGTAGCCATCGACAACAAGATCGAGCAAGCCATG GATTTGGTTAAAAGCCACCTGATGTATGCAGTTCGAGAAGAAGTGGAGGTACTAAAGGAGCAGATCAAGGAGCTGATAGAGAAGAACTCCCAGCTGGAACAGGAAAACAATTTGTTGAAGAACCTGGCAAGTCCAGAGCAGCTTGCCCAGTTCCAAGCGCAGCTCCAGAGCGGCTCCCCTCCATCTTCATCCTCACAGCCTGTAACGGGCACCCCAGCCCCGGCACTGCCAACCTCACAAAGCTCCGGGCCCTCCGCATAG